A single window of Hymenobacter sp. APR13 DNA harbors:
- the lepB gene encoding signal peptidase I: protein MAVQQSWEERMKAASASSKPVNARKKGFFREWGDAILFAVVAATLIRWATFEAYTIPTPSMEDSLLVGDYLFVSKLHYGARTPQTPLQIPLTHQTLWGSGIKSYSDAIQLPSYRLPGFSEVKRGDVVVFNVPFESQHPADLRTNYIKRCVAVAGDVLEIKDTQVFINGKPMTNPPQSQNRYFLQVPQPNDDLYKAFQDQHVTNFNRPDGKPEPIFGTQEPMFMIDATPATADFFRKQPYVKAVVQDKAEAGQPEADVFPNNPDYPQSTPQPLNLWNKDNYGPLQLPKAGQTVQLTPQNTPMYQKIIMRYEHNEGVTMANGVLLQNGQPLKSYTFKQDYYFMMGDNRHDSLDSRYWGFVPADHIVGKAVLIWMSVDPYADFLHKIRWNRLFSTVD from the coding sequence ATGGCCGTACAACAGTCCTGGGAAGAACGCATGAAGGCGGCTTCCGCTTCCAGCAAACCCGTTAATGCCCGCAAAAAAGGCTTCTTCCGGGAGTGGGGCGACGCCATTCTGTTTGCGGTGGTAGCCGCCACGCTTATCCGCTGGGCCACGTTTGAGGCCTACACCATCCCGACGCCCTCCATGGAGGACTCGCTGCTGGTGGGCGACTACCTGTTTGTGAGCAAGCTGCACTACGGGGCCCGCACGCCCCAGACGCCGCTGCAGATTCCGCTCACGCACCAGACGCTGTGGGGCTCCGGCATCAAGAGCTACTCCGATGCCATTCAGCTGCCCAGCTACCGCCTGCCGGGCTTCTCGGAAGTGAAACGCGGCGACGTGGTGGTGTTCAACGTGCCCTTCGAGAGCCAGCACCCCGCCGACCTGCGCACCAACTACATCAAGCGGTGCGTGGCCGTGGCCGGCGACGTGCTCGAAATCAAGGATACGCAGGTGTTCATCAACGGCAAGCCGATGACCAACCCGCCGCAAAGCCAGAACCGCTACTTCCTGCAGGTGCCTCAGCCCAACGACGACCTGTACAAGGCCTTCCAGGACCAGCACGTGACCAATTTCAACCGGCCCGATGGCAAGCCGGAGCCGATTTTCGGCACGCAGGAGCCGATGTTCATGATTGACGCCACGCCTGCCACCGCCGACTTCTTCCGCAAGCAGCCCTACGTGAAGGCCGTGGTGCAGGACAAGGCCGAAGCCGGCCAGCCCGAAGCCGACGTGTTCCCGAACAACCCCGACTATCCGCAGAGCACGCCCCAGCCCCTCAACCTCTGGAACAAGGACAACTACGGACCGCTGCAGCTGCCCAAAGCCGGCCAGACCGTGCAGCTGACGCCCCAGAACACGCCCATGTACCAGAAGATCATCATGCGCTACGAGCACAACGAGGGCGTAACGATGGCCAACGGCGTGCTGCTGCAGAACGGCCAGCCGCTGAAGAGCTACACCTTCAAGCAGGACTACTACTTCATGATGGGCGACAACCGCCACGACTCGCTGGACTCGCGCTACTGGGGCTTCGTGCCCGCCGACCACATCGTGGGCAAGGCCGTGCTGATCTGGATGTCGGTGGACCCCTACGCCGACTTCCTGCACAAAATCCGCTGGAACCGCCTGTTCAGCACCGTCGATTAA
- the dapB gene encoding 4-hydroxy-tetrahydrodipicolinate reductase — protein sequence MRLLLIGYGKMGRAIEARAVACGHEVVGIIDPSNPKLSISDFTPATVDAAIEFTHPDAAFANVQACLRQRIPVVCGSTGWLHHFQEAVELCQQTDGSLFYASNYSVGVNLFFHFNEYIATKMHQFGGYDVQVREIHHTQKVDQPSGTALTAAEAILRHFPSKTIWRNEPAQQPEELAVLSERTGAVVGTHIVTYSSEADTLELKHEAHTRDGFVDGALLAAEWLPGHQGVFGMKDLLGL from the coding sequence ATGAGACTTCTGCTGATCGGCTACGGCAAAATGGGCCGCGCTATTGAGGCCCGCGCCGTAGCCTGTGGCCACGAGGTGGTGGGCATCATCGACCCCTCCAACCCCAAGCTGAGCATTTCCGACTTCACCCCGGCCACCGTTGATGCGGCCATCGAGTTTACGCACCCCGACGCGGCCTTTGCCAACGTGCAGGCCTGCCTGCGCCAGCGTATTCCCGTAGTGTGCGGCTCTACGGGCTGGCTGCACCACTTCCAGGAGGCCGTGGAGCTGTGCCAGCAAACCGACGGCTCGCTGTTCTACGCCTCCAACTACAGCGTGGGCGTGAACCTGTTCTTCCACTTCAACGAGTACATCGCCACCAAAATGCACCAGTTTGGCGGCTATGATGTGCAGGTGCGCGAAATCCACCACACCCAGAAGGTGGACCAGCCCAGCGGCACGGCCCTGACGGCCGCTGAAGCCATTCTGCGCCACTTCCCCAGCAAAACCATCTGGCGCAACGAGCCCGCCCAGCAGCCCGAGGAGCTGGCCGTGCTCAGCGAGCGGACCGGCGCGGTGGTAGGCACCCACATCGTTACGTACTCTTCCGAAGCCGATACGCTGGAGCTCAAGCACGAAGCCCACACCCGCGACGGGTTCGTGGACGGCGCGTTGCTGGCGGCCGAGTGGCTGCCGGGCCACCAGGGCGTGTTCGGGATGAAGGATCTGCTGGGGCTGTAG
- a CDS encoding DUF5683 domain-containing protein, translating to MTSRFRTLALAAAALLLPLLASEAHAQTSGTDVAPTAVTAGSDSAQVTTIVVPDSVRRTARLFGLKMTKPTKAGLLSALLPGAGQLYNGRWWKVPLAVGAVGGTVYGEIRYQQLYTEFADGFNARTDGDPNTVDTGPNSSKLRSSDEVKRNLNRFRTQRDTFLAYIALAHAVQILDAVVEAHLRDFDISDDLSVQWEPSVLRMPTLAAAPGVSLTLTFK from the coding sequence ATGACCTCGCGTTTTCGTACTCTGGCCCTGGCCGCTGCTGCGCTCCTTCTGCCGCTGCTGGCCTCTGAGGCGCATGCCCAAACCTCCGGCACCGATGTGGCCCCGACGGCCGTCACGGCTGGGTCGGATTCGGCGCAGGTTACCACCATCGTGGTACCGGATTCGGTGCGGCGGACGGCGCGGCTGTTTGGGCTGAAGATGACCAAGCCCACCAAGGCCGGGCTGCTGTCGGCGCTGCTGCCGGGGGCGGGCCAGCTGTACAACGGGCGCTGGTGGAAGGTGCCGCTGGCCGTAGGGGCCGTGGGGGGCACCGTGTACGGTGAAATCCGCTATCAACAGCTTTACACTGAGTTTGCCGACGGCTTCAACGCCCGCACCGACGGCGACCCTAACACCGTGGACACCGGTCCTAATTCCAGCAAACTCCGCTCTTCTGATGAGGTGAAGCGTAATCTGAACCGATTTCGCACCCAGCGCGACACCTTCTTGGCTTACATTGCGCTGGCCCACGCCGTGCAGATTCTCGACGCCGTAGTGGAAGCCCACCTGCGCGACTTTGACATCAGCGACGACCTGAGTGTGCAGTGGGAGCCCTCCGTGCTGCGGATGCCTACGCTGGCCGCCGCCCCCGGCGTCAGCCTGACTTTAACCTTTAAATAA
- a CDS encoding ParB/RepB/Spo0J family partition protein, producing the protein MSEKQEEKSVPAALPAAVKRKVGGLGRGLNALIEGSYEKKSDRLGLVPHPVNSVGLIPVGHIEANPYQPRTHFDQEALQELAESIKVQGIIQPVTVRQIGTNAYQLISGERRLQASKLAGLDTIPAYIRKADDQQMLEMALIENIQRENLNAIEIALSYQRLVSECNLKQEELGDRVGKNRSTVTNYLRLLKLPPDIQIGLRDTAISMGHARALISVDNPEQQLDLFHRIVAEELSVRRVEQLVRAGLNPATKPDAADAKAPQDATPQVPVAELRRTERHLTERFGSRVMVKPGPQGRGEIKIAFDSVEDMQRILHILQPA; encoded by the coding sequence ATGTCAGAGAAGCAAGAAGAGAAATCCGTTCCGGCTGCGCTTCCCGCAGCGGTAAAGCGCAAAGTCGGAGGCTTAGGCCGCGGCCTCAACGCCCTGATTGAAGGCAGCTACGAGAAAAAGAGCGACCGGCTGGGCCTAGTGCCGCACCCGGTGAACTCCGTCGGGCTGATTCCGGTGGGCCACATTGAGGCCAACCCCTACCAGCCCCGCACGCACTTCGACCAGGAGGCACTGCAGGAGCTGGCCGAGAGCATTAAGGTGCAGGGCATCATCCAGCCCGTAACGGTGCGCCAGATCGGGACCAACGCCTACCAGCTCATTTCGGGGGAGCGGCGTCTGCAGGCCTCCAAGCTGGCCGGCCTCGATACCATTCCCGCCTACATCCGGAAGGCCGACGACCAGCAGATGCTGGAAATGGCCCTCATTGAGAACATCCAGCGCGAAAACCTCAACGCCATTGAAATTGCGTTGAGCTACCAGCGCCTCGTGAGCGAGTGTAACCTCAAGCAGGAAGAGCTGGGCGACCGGGTGGGCAAAAACCGCTCGACCGTCACCAACTACCTACGCCTGCTCAAGCTGCCGCCTGACATCCAGATCGGGCTGCGCGACACGGCCATCAGCATGGGCCACGCCCGCGCCCTGATCAGCGTGGACAACCCCGAGCAGCAGCTGGACCTGTTCCACCGCATCGTGGCCGAGGAGCTGTCGGTGCGGCGCGTGGAGCAGCTGGTGCGCGCCGGCCTCAACCCCGCCACCAAGCCCGACGCCGCCGACGCCAAAGCCCCGCAGGACGCCACGCCGCAGGTGCCGGTAGCGGAACTGCGCCGCACCGAGCGCCACCTCACGGAGCGTTTCGGCAGCCGCGTTATGGTGAAGCCCGGCCCCCAGGGGCGCGGCGAAATCAAGATTGCCTTCGACTCGGTGGAAGATATGCAGCGCATCCTGCACATCCTGCAGCCGGCTTAA
- a CDS encoding ParA family protein — protein MGKIIAVANQKGGVGKTTSSINLAASLAALEYRTLLVDADPQANATSGVGFDPKDIQNSIYECMVDGINAQDIILQTNILPHLDLMPSHIDLVGAEVEMINLPNREEKMKDALRPLADQYDFIIIDCSPSLGLITVNALTAAHSVIIPVQCEYFALEGLGKLLNTVKIIQSRLNENLEIEGILLTMYDVRLRLSNQVVEEVKLHFQQLVFDTIIPRNVKLSESPSFGIPVILHDAESKGSISYLNLAREIVEKNVEAAGTSESAEDAAA, from the coding sequence ATGGGCAAAATTATTGCGGTAGCCAACCAAAAGGGCGGCGTGGGCAAAACCACCTCTTCGATCAACCTGGCGGCCTCGCTGGCCGCGCTGGAATATCGGACCCTGCTGGTAGATGCCGACCCGCAGGCCAACGCCACTTCCGGCGTGGGCTTCGACCCGAAGGATATCCAGAACAGCATCTACGAGTGCATGGTGGATGGCATCAATGCCCAGGATATCATCCTGCAAACCAACATCCTGCCCCACCTCGACCTGATGCCCTCCCACATCGATCTGGTAGGTGCTGAGGTGGAGATGATCAACCTGCCCAACCGGGAGGAGAAGATGAAGGACGCCCTGCGTCCGCTGGCCGATCAGTACGACTTCATCATCATCGACTGCTCGCCGTCGCTGGGCCTCATTACGGTGAATGCCCTCACGGCCGCGCACTCCGTGATAATCCCGGTGCAGTGCGAGTACTTCGCCCTCGAGGGCCTGGGCAAGCTGCTCAACACCGTCAAGATCATCCAGAGCCGCCTCAACGAGAACCTGGAAATCGAGGGCATCCTGCTCACGATGTACGACGTGCGTTTGCGCCTCAGCAACCAAGTGGTAGAGGAAGTGAAGCTGCACTTCCAGCAGCTGGTTTTCGATACCATCATCCCGCGCAACGTGAAGCTGAGCGAGTCGCCAAGCTTCGGCATCCCGGTTATTCTGCACGACGCCGAAAGCAAAGGCTCCATCAGCTACCTCAACCTGGCCCGCGAAATCGTGGAAAAGAACGTGGAAGCCGCCGGTACTTCTGAGTCGGCGGAGGATGCGGCTGCGTAG
- a CDS encoding metal-dependent hydrolase: MHLTYYGHSCFLLETGGSALLFDPFIRPNPLAKDVDVDSIKADYILLSHGHADHVADAEEIGKRTGADFVGMAEVVGWFGAKGLKGTYGMNLGGTVKLPFGTVKMVAAAHSSSMPDGSYGGLAGGFVIEAEGKTCYFAGDTALTYDMKLIAERHTLDFAILPIGDHYTMGIDDALTAADWVGASKVIGMHYDTFPPITIDQAQARAKAEQAGKELVLLRVGETITL, from the coding sequence ATGCATCTCACCTATTACGGCCACTCCTGCTTTCTGCTTGAAACCGGGGGCAGCGCCCTGCTTTTCGACCCGTTCATCCGTCCGAACCCTTTGGCCAAAGACGTGGACGTGGACAGCATCAAGGCCGATTACATCCTGCTCAGCCACGGCCACGCCGACCACGTTGCCGACGCCGAGGAAATCGGCAAGCGCACTGGCGCCGACTTCGTGGGCATGGCCGAAGTGGTCGGCTGGTTCGGGGCCAAGGGCCTGAAAGGCACCTATGGCATGAACCTGGGTGGCACCGTGAAACTGCCCTTCGGGACGGTGAAAATGGTAGCGGCGGCCCACTCCAGCTCCATGCCCGATGGCTCTTATGGTGGTTTGGCGGGCGGTTTTGTGATTGAAGCTGAAGGCAAAACCTGCTACTTCGCCGGCGACACGGCCCTCACCTACGACATGAAGCTGATTGCCGAGCGCCACACGCTGGACTTCGCCATTCTGCCCATCGGCGACCACTACACCATGGGCATCGACGATGCGCTGACGGCAGCCGACTGGGTTGGCGCGTCCAAGGTCATCGGGATGCACTACGACACGTTTCCGCCCATCACAATCGACCAGGCACAGGCCCGGGCCAAAGCCGAGCAGGCCGGCAAGGAGCTGGTGTTACTGCGCGTTGGCGAAACCATTACTTTGTAA
- a CDS encoding ABC transporter substrate-binding protein, translating into MLPISRLATAAVFLLLTGLAACQSPAPATDARRVFRYNQPESLTSLDPAFARNQANTWAVTQLYNGLVALDDSLRPSPSVARRYEISPDGKTYTFWLRPEVHFHDDAVFAGGKGRRVLAQDFVYSFKRLLDGPTASPGGWIFRGKVLETSAGEPSDTAFVAMNDSTLRIHLREPFIPFLGILTMPYAYVVPREAVQKYGKDFREHPVGTGPFVFKQWDEGNAIIYHRNPNYWKKDAQGQPLPYLDAVQISFIQDRKTEFLTFMQGKLDFLSGIRSGSRDLIMYPDGTVREDFQGKFQLQKVPYLNTEYLGMQQDPANLRGDNAETGRALRDKRVRQALNYALNKPEFLAYFLNNVGKPGNSGFVPASLPSFSAALVPGYTYQPEKARALLKAAGYGPGKPLKLRLSTVAETKEYCEYYQKKWAEVGVQVEIDVNQGAAHGELIDNGRAAFFTRSWLGDYPDAENYLALFYSKNFAPAGPNKTHFRSPAYDRLYEQAKLEQNTEKRYELYRQMDRLIVEECPVVAVYYDEVVRLTQNNVRGLTPNPMNQLVLERVRKQ; encoded by the coding sequence ATGCTCCCGATTTCGCGCCTCGCTACTGCTGCTGTTTTCTTGTTGCTTACGGGGCTGGCCGCCTGCCAGAGCCCCGCACCAGCCACCGACGCGCGCCGCGTTTTCCGCTACAATCAGCCCGAGAGCCTGACCTCGCTGGACCCGGCCTTTGCCCGCAACCAAGCCAACACCTGGGCCGTCACCCAGCTCTACAACGGCCTCGTTGCCCTCGACGACAGCCTGCGGCCCAGCCCCAGCGTGGCCCGGCGCTACGAAATATCGCCCGACGGCAAAACCTACACGTTCTGGCTGCGGCCCGAAGTGCACTTCCACGACGACGCGGTATTTGCCGGCGGCAAGGGCCGGCGCGTGCTGGCCCAGGACTTCGTGTACAGCTTCAAGCGCCTGCTCGATGGGCCCACGGCCAGCCCCGGTGGCTGGATTTTCCGGGGCAAGGTGCTGGAAACTAGTGCCGGCGAGCCGTCGGATACGGCGTTTGTGGCCATGAATGACTCCACGCTGCGCATTCATCTGCGGGAGCCGTTCATTCCGTTTCTGGGCATCCTGACGATGCCCTACGCCTACGTGGTGCCGCGCGAAGCCGTGCAGAAGTACGGCAAGGATTTCCGGGAGCATCCGGTGGGCACCGGGCCGTTTGTGTTCAAGCAGTGGGACGAGGGCAACGCCATCATCTACCACCGCAACCCCAACTACTGGAAGAAAGACGCCCAGGGCCAGCCGCTGCCGTACCTGGATGCCGTGCAGATCAGCTTCATTCAGGACCGCAAAACCGAGTTCCTGACCTTCATGCAGGGTAAGCTGGACTTCCTGAGCGGCATCCGCAGCGGCTCCCGCGACTTGATCATGTACCCCGATGGCACGGTGCGGGAGGATTTTCAGGGCAAATTCCAGTTGCAGAAGGTGCCTTACCTGAATACCGAATACCTAGGCATGCAGCAGGACCCCGCCAACCTGCGCGGCGACAACGCCGAAACCGGCCGCGCCCTGCGCGACAAGCGCGTGCGCCAAGCCCTGAACTACGCCCTCAACAAGCCGGAGTTTCTGGCTTACTTCCTCAATAATGTGGGCAAGCCCGGCAACTCGGGCTTCGTGCCGGCCTCGCTGCCCTCGTTCAGCGCCGCGCTGGTGCCCGGCTACACCTACCAGCCCGAGAAGGCGCGGGCGCTGCTGAAGGCCGCCGGCTACGGGCCCGGCAAGCCGCTGAAGCTGCGCCTGAGCACCGTGGCCGAAACCAAGGAATACTGCGAGTACTACCAGAAAAAGTGGGCCGAAGTGGGCGTGCAGGTGGAAATCGACGTGAACCAGGGCGCGGCCCACGGCGAACTGATCGACAACGGCCGCGCCGCCTTCTTCACCCGCAGCTGGCTCGGCGACTACCCCGACGCGGAAAACTACCTGGCTCTGTTCTACAGCAAGAACTTCGCGCCCGCCGGCCCCAACAAAACGCACTTCCGCAGCCCCGCCTACGACCGCCTCTACGAGCAGGCCAAGCTGGAGCAGAACACCGAAAAACGCTACGAGCTCTACCGCCAGATGGACCGCCTCATCGTGGAGGAGTGCCCGGTGGTGGCCGTGTACTACGACGAAGTGGTGCGCCTCACCCAAAACAACGTGCGCGGCCTCACGCCCAACCCTATGAACCAGCTGGTACTGGAGCGCGTGCGCAAGCAGTAG
- a CDS encoding DUF6438 domain-containing protein has product MRHFLTLLLAASLCGCAAQAQQVPKPAKKATAAKKPKKQKSKAAAPVEAAPAIIFSRTPCLGRCPHYTASIYPDGRVQYEGFQHAPLEGKREFKISVSTVNTILFQAREMNFAKLPKTYSDGATDLPATSLSIRQAEGPATAVSVESGAPAELTNLLRYVEKQITDGLGVTADQ; this is encoded by the coding sequence ATGCGCCATTTCCTTACGCTTTTGCTGGCCGCTTCGCTTTGCGGCTGCGCCGCCCAAGCCCAGCAAGTACCCAAGCCCGCCAAAAAGGCCACGGCCGCCAAAAAGCCTAAAAAGCAGAAGTCCAAAGCCGCCGCGCCGGTGGAAGCGGCGCCGGCCATCATCTTCAGCCGCACGCCCTGCCTGGGCCGCTGCCCGCACTACACCGCCTCCATCTACCCCGATGGCCGCGTGCAGTACGAAGGGTTCCAGCATGCCCCGCTGGAAGGTAAGCGCGAGTTTAAAATCTCGGTTTCCACGGTGAACACCATCCTGTTTCAGGCCCGGGAGATGAACTTCGCCAAGCTGCCCAAAACCTACTCCGACGGCGCCACCGACCTGCCCGCCACCAGCCTCAGCATCCGGCAGGCCGAAGGCCCCGCCACCGCCGTATCCGTCGAGTCGGGTGCCCCCGCCGAGCTCACCAACCTGCTGCGCTACGTAGAGAAGCAGATTACCGACGGCCTGGGCGTCACGGCCGACCAGTAG
- the yidC gene encoding membrane protein insertase YidC, giving the protein MDRNSATGLFLIAALLLVYLYFFKPEAPKETPADKPTSAAAARPGTPAAAAVAAPLDSAAAARTLGAFAGAAMGTAQQTQLQNGNLTVTFSSKGGRVEAVRLNKYKTFFGKPLDLLDAQSAQIDTKFRTTTGQTVRLSDLYFQPTAAQPFAEGDKKGQRLSFVASAAGGQIEQVYTLFDNSYEMGYDLRFTGLQQTMSQEPLTYTFVDRVRQTEQDVKQNRNHTTINHYLVDDEHGALTEASEKPEELDIAEPLKWAAHKHDFFVAGIIAQDKFSNGKFNSTVDLADTTFIKTLSTTLSIPAADAQQGKASFRYYFGPNSLPILQDVTPGFDRNVFLGWGLFRWVNQFLILPVFHTLEKFISSYGIIIALLVVLIKLVTWPLTYKTYESQAKMKVLKPEIDAIKEKAGDDQMKVQQETMKLYSSFGVSPLSGCIPTLLTMPILFAMFQFFPNAIELRQEHFLWAKDLSTYDDLIRLPFEVPFLGNHISLFTVLMTLSTLLMTWQSNQMNPAAMQGPMKFYSYLMPVVFMFVLNSFASGLTWYYLVSNLATLGQQALTRRFVDDTKIRAQLEANKVKNKDKKPSGFGARLQDAMRAAQERDAATNRSASSDPDADAGTSATVVPKPKKPTRRS; this is encoded by the coding sequence ATGGACAGAAATTCAGCAACCGGCCTGTTTTTGATAGCGGCCTTGCTCCTTGTCTACCTGTATTTCTTCAAGCCTGAGGCCCCGAAGGAAACACCTGCCGACAAGCCCACCTCTGCCGCCGCTGCCCGGCCCGGCACCCCTGCCGCCGCCGCCGTAGCCGCTCCGCTTGATTCGGCTGCTGCCGCCCGCACGCTGGGCGCCTTTGCCGGCGCCGCCATGGGTACTGCCCAGCAGACCCAGCTGCAGAACGGCAACCTCACCGTAACCTTCTCGTCGAAGGGTGGCCGCGTAGAAGCCGTGCGTCTCAACAAGTACAAGACGTTCTTCGGCAAGCCCCTGGATTTGCTCGACGCCCAGAGCGCCCAGATTGACACCAAGTTCCGGACCACCACGGGCCAGACCGTGCGCCTGTCGGATCTGTACTTCCAGCCGACTGCCGCCCAGCCGTTTGCTGAGGGCGACAAGAAAGGCCAGCGCCTGAGCTTCGTGGCCAGCGCGGCCGGCGGCCAGATCGAGCAGGTATATACGCTGTTCGACAACTCCTACGAAATGGGCTACGACCTGCGGTTTACGGGCCTGCAGCAGACCATGTCGCAGGAGCCGCTCACGTACACGTTCGTGGACCGCGTGCGCCAGACCGAGCAGGACGTAAAGCAGAACCGCAACCACACCACCATCAACCACTACCTCGTGGACGATGAGCACGGCGCCCTGACCGAAGCCTCAGAGAAACCTGAGGAACTGGACATTGCGGAGCCGCTGAAGTGGGCTGCCCACAAGCACGACTTCTTCGTGGCCGGCATCATCGCCCAGGACAAGTTCTCGAACGGCAAGTTCAACTCCACGGTGGACCTGGCCGATACCACGTTCATCAAGACCCTGAGCACCACGCTCAGCATCCCGGCCGCCGACGCGCAGCAGGGCAAAGCCAGCTTCCGCTACTACTTCGGGCCCAACTCGCTGCCCATTCTGCAGGACGTAACGCCGGGCTTCGACCGCAACGTATTTCTGGGCTGGGGCTTGTTCCGCTGGGTGAACCAGTTCCTGATTCTGCCCGTGTTCCACACGCTGGAGAAGTTCATCAGCTCCTACGGTATTATCATCGCGCTGCTTGTAGTGCTGATCAAGCTCGTGACCTGGCCCTTGACCTACAAAACGTATGAGTCGCAGGCCAAGATGAAGGTGCTGAAGCCAGAAATCGACGCCATCAAGGAGAAGGCCGGCGACGACCAGATGAAGGTGCAGCAGGAAACCATGAAGCTGTATTCCAGCTTCGGGGTGAGCCCGCTCAGCGGCTGCATACCCACGCTGCTCACCATGCCGATTCTGTTTGCCATGTTCCAGTTCTTCCCCAACGCCATTGAGCTGCGGCAGGAGCACTTCCTGTGGGCCAAAGACCTGAGCACCTACGACGACCTGATCCGGCTGCCGTTTGAGGTGCCGTTCCTGGGCAACCACATCAGCCTCTTCACGGTGCTGATGACGCTGTCCACGCTGCTCATGACCTGGCAGAGCAACCAGATGAACCCGGCCGCCATGCAGGGCCCGATGAAGTTCTACAGTTACCTGATGCCGGTGGTGTTCATGTTCGTGCTCAACAGCTTCGCTTCGGGCCTGACCTGGTACTACTTGGTGTCCAACTTGGCTACGCTGGGCCAGCAGGCCCTCACGCGCCGCTTCGTGGACGACACCAAGATCCGGGCGCAGCTGGAAGCCAACAAGGTGAAAAACAAGGACAAGAAGCCCTCCGGCTTCGGTGCCCGCCTCCAGGACGCCATGCGCGCCGCCCAGGAGCGCGACGCCGCCACCAACCGCTCCGCCAGCTCCGACCCGGATGCTGACGCCGGCACCTCGGCCACGGTAGTCCCCAAGCCGAAAAAGCCAACCCGCCGTTCGTAG
- a CDS encoding CTP synthase translates to MPDRTPTPTAATAKYIFVTGGVTSSLGKGIISASLAKLLQARGFRVTIQKFDPYINIDPGTLNPYEHGECYVTDDGAETDLDLGHYERFLNVPTSQANNVTTGRIYDHVITKEREGAYLGKTVQVVPHITDEIKRRMLLLGQTGQFDVVITEIGGSIGDIESLPFVESVRQLRWDLPENSSLVIHLTLLPYLKAAGELKTKPTQHSVRDLRSAGLQPDILVCRSEYPIPAEMRRKIALFCNVNINSVIESLDADSIYSVPLLMLKEHLDERVIKKLKLQGGAAQPDLDVWKDFLGRLKNPTEEVTIALVGKYVELPDAYKSIIEAFVHAGAQNECKVTVRSIQSDHLSAENVAQQLHGVDGVLVAPGFGERGFEGKIAAVKYVRENNIPFFGICLGMQVAVVEFGRHVLGLAEASSTEMNPQTPHPVIAMMEEQKTVTLKGGTMRLGAYDCELRRNSKAAKAYGRNHISERHRHRYEFNNEYLKQYEAAGMIPSGLNPDTGLVEVVELANHPWFVAGQFHPELKSTVQNPHPLFVRFVKAAIQYRKG, encoded by the coding sequence ATGCCAGACCGAACCCCTACCCCCACGGCTGCAACGGCCAAGTACATTTTCGTCACCGGTGGAGTGACTTCCTCGCTGGGCAAAGGCATCATCTCGGCCTCGCTGGCCAAGCTGCTGCAGGCCCGCGGCTTCCGGGTCACCATCCAGAAGTTCGACCCCTACATCAACATCGACCCCGGCACGCTCAACCCCTACGAGCACGGCGAATGTTATGTAACCGACGACGGCGCCGAAACCGACCTCGACCTGGGCCACTACGAGCGGTTCCTGAACGTGCCCACCTCGCAGGCCAACAACGTCACCACCGGCCGCATCTACGACCACGTCATCACCAAGGAGCGCGAAGGTGCCTACCTCGGCAAGACCGTGCAGGTAGTGCCTCACATCACCGACGAAATCAAGCGGCGCATGCTGCTGCTGGGCCAGACCGGGCAGTTCGACGTGGTGATTACCGAAATCGGGGGCTCGATTGGCGACATTGAGAGCCTACCCTTCGTGGAATCGGTGCGGCAGCTGCGCTGGGATTTGCCCGAAAACAGCTCCCTCGTGATTCACCTCACGCTGCTGCCCTACCTGAAGGCGGCCGGCGAGCTAAAAACCAAGCCCACCCAGCACTCGGTGCGCGATTTGCGCAGCGCCGGCCTGCAGCCCGACATCCTGGTGTGCCGCTCCGAATACCCGATTCCGGCCGAGATGCGCCGCAAAATCGCGCTGTTCTGCAACGTCAACATCAACTCCGTTATCGAAAGCCTCGACGCCGACAGTATCTACTCGGTGCCGCTACTCATGCTCAAGGAGCACCTCGACGAGCGGGTTATCAAGAAGCTGAAGCTGCAGGGCGGCGCGGCTCAACCCGATCTGGACGTGTGGAAGGACTTCCTGGGCCGGCTGAAAAACCCCACCGAGGAAGTGACCATCGCGCTGGTAGGCAAGTACGTGGAACTGCCCGATGCCTACAAGTCCATCATCGAGGCCTTTGTGCACGCCGGCGCCCAGAACGAGTGCAAGGTGACCGTGCGCAGCATTCAGTCGGACCACCTGAGCGCCGAGAACGTGGCCCAGCAGCTGCACGGCGTGGATGGCGTGCTGGTAGCGCCGGGCTTCGGCGAGCGGGGTTTTGAGGGCAAGATTGCGGCCGTGAAATACGTGCGCGAAAACAACATCCCATTCTTCGGCATCTGCCTGGGCATGCAGGTGGCCGTGGTGGAATTCGGCCGCCACGTGCTGGGCTTGGCCGAGGCGTCGTCGACGGAAATGAATCCGCAGACCCCGCACCCAGTCATTGCCATGATGGAGGAGCAGAAAACCGTGACCCTGAAAGGCGGCACCATGCGCCTGGGCGCCTACGACTGCGAGCTGCGCCGCAACTCGAAAGCGGCCAAAGCCTACGGCCGCAACCACATCAGCGAGCGGCACCGCCACCGCTACGAGTTCAACAATGAGTACCTGAAGCAGTACGAAGCCGCCGGCATGATTCCGTCGGGCCTCAATCCCGACACCGGCCTGGTGGAAGTGGTGGAGCTGGCCAACCATCCGTGGTTTGTGGCCGGGCAGTTTCACCCCGAGCTGAAAAGCACCGTCCAGAACCCACATCCGCTGTTTGTTCGGTTTGTGAAGGCGGCTATTCAGTATAGAAAGGGATAA